A DNA window from Hordeum vulgare subsp. vulgare chromosome 1H, MorexV3_pseudomolecules_assembly, whole genome shotgun sequence contains the following coding sequences:
- the LOC123440908 gene encoding metallothionein-like protein 1, whose protein sequence is MSCSCGSSCGCGSNCNCGKMYPDLEEKSGATMQVTVIVLGVGSAKVQFEEAAESGEAAHGCSCGANCKCNPCNC, encoded by the exons ATGTCTTGCAGTTGTGGATCAAGCTGCGGCTGCGGCTCAAACTGCAACTGCGG CAAGATGTACCCTGACTTGGAGGAGAAGAGCGGCGCCACCATGCAGGTCACCGTCATCGTCCTCGGCGTCGGGTCCGCGAAGGTGCAGTTCGAGGAGGCCGCCGAGTCTGGTGAGGCCGCCCATGGCTGCAGCTGCGGTGCCAACTGCAAGTGCAACCCTTGCAACTGCTAA